AAAGAATCTATGTCTGTGTAATATTTCACTTCTCTGCCGGTAACCATATCGGGCACAGTTATTTCGAAAGGCCTGTCGGAAGGCAGGTTACGTAGATAGCCCGTAATCGTCACACTGTCTGTCCGGTAGCCGTTGTCGATAAACGGTGTATTGTCGGCTTGCGGATAATCAGGCAGACGCTGACTGTCACAGAAGTTGTATGCCTGTGGCTTTTCTTTTCCGAATTTTAATGTACAGGACGTCTCGTTATTCCGTTTCATTTGGATCGCCAATCGGTCTGTGCCGCTTTTCAGCAAGATGGTTGTCTTGTTCTTTTTAGTCCGTATCGATTCATAGTCCCAGAACCGGCATTGGTAAACGGCGAAATTCTCGAAAAAGCCGATGACCCAGTCTCCGGTTGCCGGATTGACCAGGCATCCGGTGATGGCATATACTTCGGGGCGGGAAGTTGCGATGGGAAATACTGTTTCACTCTGTAATTCGGCAGCTACCTTCATTGAGCCGGGGAAGGGGAAGCTAAGGTAAAAGAGTTTGTACTGTTCTCCGTTTTTAGCAAGCAGGCGATACTCTTTGTTAAGGAAATGTCCGGCGGATACGATGTCCCATGTCTTTCCGTCGTATAGCAGTTTACCGTCGCGTGTAAATTCGTATAGAACATTGCCCGACAGTCCTTTCACCCATTTCTTGTAAACAATGTCAGGCAGTGTGGTGGGAGTGAGCATTTCCGTGTGGTCGGGAATTAGCTTACGCACACAGTGTTTCGGTTCTTTCCAGCCTTGATAGAAGAGGATGGCGCTATCTTCACTGATAGGGGTGAAACGGAAATCCATTTTATTCCCATTTTGGTTTCGCAGGTGGAAGAGATAGCTCCCGTCGGCTTCCTTTTCCATCTGTTCGACCTGGAAAACGGTATAGAGAGCTTCCACAAAGTTTTCTCCGATCAGCGGCCCGTTCCAGTCGGATACATTGTTTGTTTTAAATTGCCAGTAGCCCCGCAAAGGTTCGGGGATTGTCCGGAAAGTGGCAGACTGGGCATAAATGACGTCCTGCATACAGCAGAAGAGCAGGATCCCTGAGAGAAGAAAACAACGTAAATGTTTCATTTGTATATTGATTTAATGTTCTTAATTAGCATAAATACCCTCAAAGATAAGTTTACCCCACATCGGGTGCTTGTGATTTAGGGTTGTTTAACTGTATGTGTCCTATTTCGGGACTTCATTGTTTGGGAATGTTTAACTTGTGATTATCTTTGTGCCCTAAAAGTGATACTCAATATAGCGGGAATGAACCACTAATATTTTATGATTATGGAAGTAAAAAGGTATTTGTTTAGTCTGTTAGCCAGTGTGTTGCTTGCGGGCGTGTCCTTAAACTCTTACGGTAGCGATTCGATGTCCGAAGCCGGGAATGAGACGGCGCAGCAACAGGAAGACTTCAAGATGTTTCTGGATAAGTTTACTTCCAGTGCGGCATTCCAATATACCCGTATCAAGTTTCCGTTGAAAACTCCGATTACCTTACTGGCAGATGACGGTGAAACCGAGAAAACATTCCCTTTCACCAAAGAAAAATGGCCGTTGCTGGATAGTGAAACGATGAAGGAAGAACGCATCTCTCAGGAAGAAGGTGGTATTTACGTCTCCAAGTTCACGGTGAACGAACCCAAGCATAAGGTGTTCGAGGCGGGATATGAAGAGTCGGAGATTGACTTGCGTGTCGAATTCGAACTTTCGTCTGATGGGAAATGGTATGTGGTGGATTGCTATACGGGTTGGTATGGCTATGACTTGCCTGTCGGTGAATTGAAACAGACCATAGAGCATGTAAAAGAAGAGAATGCGGCATTCAAGGAGCTACATCCTTAGAAAACACAATAGGTAATAAGTGATAGGTTAATCCCTATTACTTATTTTTATGGTTCTCCTACATAGTATCCCAATTCGGATTCTTTTCCGTCTACCATCTCTCTGACAATACCGTTTTTAGTGTTGAACTCTTGGTAGAGTTCTTCATAGTCGCGCGTATAATCGGCGTCCGGCACTACATTGACGTCGAATTTCAGCTCGGCTCTTCCATTAGGAAGCATATTGCCGTAAATCCGGATACGGTGAATGACTTCTCCTACATTCTTAATGCTGTTGTAGGTCGCCTTGAACTGACGGATACCGTCTTCAGGTATGATGATATGCGAACTTTTGTCCAGAATGATGCAACCGCAGGAGGGCTGCATCTCCGAAATAATCAAAGGAGCGTCTCCTGTATTGGTGATAGTGAACATGATGTCAAGTTGTTGCCCTTGTTTGATGGGATAGTAATGCCTGACGGAATCCTTTATGGTCATGCTCGTGGGGCGCACTTCCTTTTTGCATCCCGCGAAGCAGAAAGGAAGCACAGTCAGGAGGAGAATATAGATGATAGATTTGCTCATAGTTACCATTGCTTTTTATGATGTCACTTTTTCGGGAGGACTTGTTATGGAATGAATGCTATTTCATCCACGCCAATTTGAGCTCCGGGCTTCTTTGTACCGATTATTTTTATACTTAACAACTCTGTTCCGTTCAAGTCGATGGGGACGATGGCTTTCACCATTTCTCCCTTTTCAACGGAATCTTCCGCATTTAGGTTTATTTTCTTATAACTTGCCCCGTCTCTCGATACCTCGATTTGTTGCGGTGCGTATATGCGATGCCTGGGGAGATTCAGGAAACTGATATAAACTGTTCCTGATTCATTGACTTCTTTCACAGGCAAGTCGATGGTACATTCTTCTTGCGGGAAGATGATCCAGCCGAAATGATAATTGTCGGGTAGACCGTGTGTGCCGTCTGTCAGTCTTTTCAGGCTGTTTTTATTCATCTTCGGAGTTGAAGACGGAGCAATTCCCAAGAATGAATTCTTCTTTATGTCGGAAGCAAGTATATATTGCTCCCATTCCTTTATATAATAGTCAATCTCATTGGACGACTCATTATAACAATCCATTCCGGCGAAGGCTTTATGTTCTTTAAGTTGGGTTATCCATTTCCGCGCCTGAGGATTCGCCTGGATTTCTTTTCCGTTTCGTTTGGCATATCCGTAGACGTCATAACTGTGGTCACGCCCCATTTCCAGCCGTGTAAAAGACAAGGCTGTCTGGAGCCCGT
The DNA window shown above is from Bacteroides faecium and carries:
- a CDS encoding DUF4348 domain-containing protein; translation: MEVKRYLFSLLASVLLAGVSLNSYGSDSMSEAGNETAQQQEDFKMFLDKFTSSAAFQYTRIKFPLKTPITLLADDGETEKTFPFTKEKWPLLDSETMKEERISQEEGGIYVSKFTVNEPKHKVFEAGYEESEIDLRVEFELSSDGKWYVVDCYTGWYGYDLPVGELKQTIEHVKEENAAFKELHP
- a CDS encoding DUF1573 domain-containing protein, which encodes MSKSIIYILLLTVLPFCFAGCKKEVRPTSMTIKDSVRHYYPIKQGQQLDIMFTITNTGDAPLIISEMQPSCGCIILDKSSHIIIPEDGIRQFKATYNSIKNVGEVIHRIRIYGNMLPNGRAELKFDVNVVPDADYTRDYEELYQEFNTKNGIVREMVDGKESELGYYVGEP